The following proteins are co-located in the Rattus norvegicus strain BN/NHsdMcwi chromosome 19, GRCr8, whole genome shotgun sequence genome:
- the Chst4 gene encoding carbohydrate sulfotransferase 4 isoform X1 gives MMLFKKGRLLAFLCSQVIVVALFVHMSGHRHLFQREESRRPVHVLVLSSWRSGSSFVGQLFGQHPDVFYLMEPAWHVWMTFTSSTAWKLHMAVRDLLRSVFLCDMSVFDAYMNPGPRKQSSLFQWEQSRALCSSPICDFFPADQISSPKHCKPLCSQLPFDMVEKACRSHSHVVLKEVRFLSLQALYPLLTDPSLNLHIVHLVRDPRAVFRSREHTTAELMIDSHIVLGQNLKMIKEEDQPYYAMKIICKSHVDIVKAIQTLPEVLQRRYLLLRYEDLVRAPLAQTSRLYKFVGLDFLPHLQTWVHNVTRGKGMGQHAFHTNARDALNVSQAWRWSLPYTKVSQLQDDCGEAMDFLGYLQVRSQQEQGNLSLNLLSSSRILGQVFQEG, from the coding sequence ATGATGCTGTTTAAGAAAGGGAGGCTGCTGGCGTTCCTGTGTTCCCAGGTGATAGTTGTAGCTCTCTTCGTCCACATGTCCGGTCATAGACACTTGTTCCAGAGGGAGGAGTCCAGGAGGCCTGTGCACGTGCTGGTCCTGTCTTCCTGGCGCTCGGGGTCCTCTTTTGTGGGACAGCTTTTTGGGCAGCACCCGGATGTGTTCTACCTGATGGAGCCTGCCTGGCACGTGTGGATGACTTTCACCAGCAGCACAGCCTGGAAGCTGCACATGGCCGTGCGGGATCTTCTGCGTTCCGTCTTCCTGTGTGACATGAGCGTCTTTGATGCCTACATGAACCCGGGCCCCCGAAAACAATCCAGCCTCTTCCAGTGGGAGCAAAGCCGGGCCCTGTGCTCTTCGCCTATTTGCGACTTCTTCCCTGCTGACCAGATCAGCTCGCCCAAGCATTGCAAGCCGCTCTGCAGTCAGCTGCCCTTTGATATGGTGGAGAAGGCCTGCCGCTCTCACAGCCACGTGGTACTCAAGGAGGTGCGTTTCCTCAGCCTGCAGGCCCTGTATCCACTGCTCACAGACCCTTCCCTCAACCTGCACATCGTGCACCTGGTCCGAGACCCGCGGGCTGTGTTCCGATCCCGAGAACACACCACAGCAGAACTCATGATTGACAGTCATATTGTGCTAGGGCAGAATTTGAAAATGATCAAGGAGGAAGACCAGCCCTATTATGCCATGAAGATCATCTGCAAAAGCCAcgtggacatagtcaaggccatcCAAACCCTACCTGAAGTTCTGCAGCGGCGTTACCTGCTCCTGAGGTATGAGGACCTGGTCCGGGCACCTCTAGCTCAGACTTCCAGACTGTATAAATTTGTGGGGTTGGACTTTTTGCCTCATCTCCAAACCTGGGTTCACAATGTCACCCGTGGCAAGGGCATGGGTCAGCATGCCTTCCACACTAATGCCAGGGACGCCCTCAACGTCTCCCAGGCATGGCGTTGGTCCTTACCTTATACAAAGGTTTCTCAGCTTCAAGATGACTGTGGTGAAGCTATGGATTTTCTGGGATACCTCCAGGTCAGATCCCAACAAGAGCAAGGCAACCTGTCCCTGAATCTTCTGTCCTCTTCCCGTATCTTGGGGCAGGTCTTCCAAGAAGGTTAA